In Candidatus Neomarinimicrobiota bacterium, the sequence TATCAAAATCAATGAGGATTATAAATGAAATTATCAGGCATGACGCTCACCCTCCTTTTTTGCTTCATTTTACCCGGTATGTCCATGGCAGGTGAGAAGGTTGTCATCGATCTAAAAGTGCCCCTTGTTGAGACCGCTGATCTCGCTCCAGCCCAGGCAGGAGCTACTGTATACCTCATGAAATCCGAGTGGGCAACTGTTTCAGAAATAAACGAGGATGTGGCGGTTTGGATGACTGATTATGAACGCAAAAAGAATTTTCTGGGCCAGCAGGTCGTGTCCCTAACCCTGGAGGTGCGAGAACCATCCAGTATTCGGACTGGAAATCTCATCAAGAAACAAAATATTACTGTCCGTTATCGTGTGAGTGCTTCAGATACAACGCGTTTTAAACAAGAATTCCTCAATGAGTTGGACAATCTTTCCCAGGAATTACAAATAGAAGCCTATTTCCTGGGAGTGAAGATTGAATCTGTCCTGAAGGGCATTCTCAATTAATGCAGGTGGGTCAATCCTAAAAGATTGAATATGGTCAAATGGGTGGGGGATAGAAAAGAAAATCAAAGGCCTTAATATCCCGACGCATTCTCCTGGTCTCCAACTCTCCACAGATATGGAACAAAATATTCCAGAATGCAGTGCTATGATTTTTTTCCCTGGTATGTGCCAATTCGTGAATCAAGACATAATCTCGTAGGTGATCAGGCAAAAAATACAGTTTTTGGTTTAGACTGATATTGTTTTGAGCTGAACATGAGCCCCAGCGGCTTTTTTGGTCTCTCAGGGAGACCTTGTTGAAGTGGAAATCATGTTCCCGAGCCAGCTCATTGAGTCTTGAAGTCAGAGAGCGTCTGATCTCAGATTTGCTGGTTGATCCGCATGATTCAAAATGATCCCTGGATTTTTGTTCGGTGATCCGGGCTCGCTGCAGAGCTTGACGGATCCACAGGCGTTTGCTATCCACAAAGGTCCTGGCCCTACGCAAGGAGACTCCCGTTGGGAATTTTACAACAACACCTTGAAACGGTTGAACAAATATCCGAATTGATCTGATATCCCTGACAGAGGTGAATTGGATATCACCAAATTCTGGGTCAGTACTTATGGAAGTGTTGGAATGTTGGAGCTTAGTTCGGGAGAAGATATTCATTCATCTGCGTCAATTCACGGGTTTTGGTAATTATGGAGGGGTAACTAAGTTTTAGAATCTGAGCCATTCGTTGTTTATTGTAGCCATATTTTTCATAGAGATAGTGGATAATTTCCTGCTCAAAAATGGTATTGATGGCCTCCCAGGACATATTCTCATGCTCCTCGATGAAGCTGAAGAGACTATGTTTTTCCCCGTGGTTTGAAGTGGTTTTCGCAGGAAGTTGATAGCCCCGTTTTTTTAGACGTTCCTGAAGGGAGTATAGCGTAGAGGCAGGCATATTCAATTTGGCGGCCATGGCTTTGCTATTTTTCTGATTTTCATGGTGGTAGCAAATCAGTTGGTGGTGAAAAATATCCTTGATGTCTTTCCAGGC encodes:
- a CDS encoding M48 family metallopeptidase, translated to MNIFSRTKLQHSNTSISTDPEFGDIQFTSVRDIRSIRIFVQPFQGVVVKFPTGVSLRRARTFVDSKRLWIRQALQRARITEQKSRDHFESCGSTSKSEIRRSLTSRLNELAREHDFHFNKVSLRDQKSRWGSCSAQNNISLNQKLYFLPDHLRDYVLIHELAHTREKNHSTAFWNILFHICGELETRRMRRDIKAFDFLFYPPPI